The proteins below are encoded in one region of Myxococcales bacterium:
- a CDS encoding YihY/virulence factor BrkB family protein — MSAAIAFYALLSASPLAIAVVLFAGTFLGEQAVQAEMFSQLRFYIGTDAATHLQELLRRAQHPEGRNLATGLGLLVLLFASSRLFSSIRVALNQIWKVKRSTELHWYQLTTRALKRRVIALVLVGLCALVMMLVMLWKTFVLYFSSWLPSPLNQFNSETSVDLVAAFVLLALMFLLVFKWLPDKSLSWRNVAMGATVTSALFVLGSFGAGLYLQKLALFSAYGGAGTIAMVFLWAYYSAQVFVFGAAFAYHWAEERGEARLEE, encoded by the coding sequence GTGAGCGCAGCGATTGCCTTTTACGCGCTGCTCTCGGCTTCTCCTTTGGCCATCGCGGTTGTACTTTTTGCCGGCACTTTCTTAGGCGAACAAGCCGTACAAGCCGAAATGTTTTCACAACTACGATTCTACATTGGTACCGATGCAGCGACGCATTTGCAGGAATTGCTGCGCCGAGCTCAACATCCAGAAGGTCGAAACCTGGCCACCGGACTCGGTCTGCTTGTGCTTTTGTTTGCGAGTAGCCGTTTGTTTTCTTCAATACGAGTAGCCCTAAACCAAATTTGGAAGGTAAAGCGCTCCACCGAACTTCACTGGTATCAGTTAACAACTCGAGCCCTCAAACGAAGGGTCATTGCCCTTGTGCTCGTTGGTCTTTGTGCCCTGGTCATGATGCTGGTTATGCTATGGAAAACATTCGTGCTCTATTTTTCAAGTTGGTTGCCCTCACCGCTCAATCAGTTCAACTCCGAGACCAGCGTGGATCTTGTTGCAGCTTTTGTTTTGCTTGCCCTTATGTTTTTGCTAGTTTTCAAATGGCTGCCGGATAAGAGTCTCTCATGGCGCAATGTAGCCATGGGTGCCACTGTGACTTCTGCCCTTTTTGTCCTCGGCTCTTTTGGTGCTGGACTGTATCTGCAGAAACTCGCTTTGTTTTCGGCCTACGGTGGGGCGGGTACCATCGCGATGGTGTTTTTGTGGGCTTATTATTCAGCCCAAGTCTTTGTGTTTGGCGCAGCCTTCGCCTATCACTGGGCCGAAGAACGCGGCGAAGCGCGCCTGGAAGAGTAA
- the meaB gene encoding methylmalonyl Co-A mutase-associated GTPase MeaB, with protein MTDRMVALAEEVVSGSTRAAARAIRLVDDRSEGYERLLATLYPYTGKAMVLGITGTPGAGKSTLVAELVTSFRKAQKKVGVLAVDPSSPFSGGAILGDRIRMQDHFLDPGVFIRSIATRGALGGLSFSALDLSRVLDAFGCEVVIVETVGVGQDELDIARLADTTVVVSAPGLGDDIQAVKAGILEIADVFVVNKSDKPGADAAVADLEHMVALGYEVDDAFKAHHHGTAPLEPNKARCNNTNWEPVIIKTVAATGQGVDELMNAVGAHQRFLFDTEPGKQKRREKLKEQMGWLLEQSVLTRVRSLLQTELDEEVERVLQMNEDPYTVVREITDKFLRR; from the coding sequence ATGACGGATCGGATGGTGGCCTTAGCAGAGGAGGTTGTTTCGGGTTCGACACGCGCTGCGGCGCGGGCGATACGGCTGGTTGATGATCGAAGCGAGGGTTACGAGCGCCTGCTCGCTACGCTCTATCCTTACACGGGCAAGGCCATGGTGCTTGGCATTACGGGGACACCTGGCGCAGGTAAAAGTACTTTGGTTGCCGAGCTTGTGACATCGTTTCGCAAGGCCCAAAAAAAAGTTGGTGTGCTTGCGGTCGATCCCAGTAGTCCTTTTTCAGGCGGAGCAATTCTCGGTGACAGGATTCGCATGCAGGATCATTTTTTGGATCCGGGGGTATTCATCCGTTCCATTGCTACGCGAGGTGCGCTGGGTGGACTTTCCTTTTCCGCTTTGGACTTGTCCCGTGTGCTTGATGCTTTTGGTTGCGAGGTGGTGATCGTGGAGACCGTGGGCGTCGGACAAGACGAGCTGGATATTGCGCGCTTGGCTGATACAACGGTTGTGGTGAGTGCGCCTGGCCTTGGCGATGACATCCAAGCCGTTAAGGCTGGTATTTTGGAAATCGCCGACGTGTTTGTAGTGAACAAGAGTGACAAGCCTGGTGCAGATGCTGCAGTTGCCGATCTTGAACACATGGTAGCGCTTGGTTATGAAGTAGACGATGCTTTTAAAGCGCATCATCACGGCACAGCGCCCTTGGAGCCAAACAAAGCCAGATGCAACAACACGAACTGGGAACCTGTCATTATCAAGACCGTTGCAGCCACAGGGCAGGGCGTAGACGAACTAATGAATGCCGTTGGGGCTCATCAGCGGTTTTTGTTTGATACAGAGCCTGGAAAGCAAAAACGGCGGGAAAAACTAAAGGAACAGATGGGCTGGTTACTGGAACAGTCTGTTTTAACTCGAGTGCGTTCTTTATTGCAGACTGAACTTGACGAAGAAGTTGAACGAGTCTTGCAGATGAACGAGGATCCCTACACGGTAGTCCGTGAAATCACCGATAAGTTTTTGAGGAGGTGA
- the xth gene encoding exodeoxyribonuclease III, whose amino-acid sequence MLIYSWNVNGIRAACKKGFLDWFQHCGADIVGLQEVRANEEQIPEELRAPAGWYRHSVSAERKGYSGVTLYSRQEPDEVHISLSAKEFDCEGRLQVARFGKLWVVNCYFPNGNGKDRDNSRVLFKLAFYQRLFDYLEPAVKKNERLVVMGDFNTAHTEIDIARPKANEKTSGFLPEEREEFSRWLGHGYTDTFRMFTSDPHHYSWWSQRAGARARNVGWRIDYVLSSDALKKEITGARIHPEIMGSDHCPISVTIAS is encoded by the coding sequence ATGCTTATATATTCATGGAACGTTAATGGTATTCGAGCGGCCTGCAAAAAGGGTTTCCTCGATTGGTTTCAGCACTGCGGCGCAGATATTGTGGGTCTACAAGAGGTGCGCGCGAACGAAGAGCAGATCCCAGAAGAGTTGCGTGCTCCAGCGGGTTGGTATCGTCATTCGGTCAGTGCCGAACGCAAAGGTTATAGCGGCGTGACCTTGTATTCTCGTCAGGAACCCGACGAAGTTCATATCTCGCTTAGTGCGAAGGAATTTGACTGTGAGGGACGCTTGCAAGTGGCGCGGTTCGGTAAACTCTGGGTTGTAAACTGCTACTTTCCCAATGGAAATGGAAAGGACCGTGACAACAGTCGAGTGCTTTTCAAGCTGGCTTTCTATCAGCGCTTGTTTGACTATCTCGAGCCGGCCGTGAAAAAAAACGAGCGCTTGGTCGTTATGGGGGACTTCAATACGGCTCATACGGAAATTGATATTGCACGGCCCAAAGCGAACGAAAAGACAAGCGGCTTTTTGCCCGAAGAACGCGAGGAGTTTTCTCGTTGGCTCGGGCACGGCTACACCGACACCTTTCGGATGTTTACTTCTGATCCGCATCACTACAGTTGGTGGTCACAGCGTGCCGGAGCGCGTGCGCGTAACGTCGGCTGGAGGATTGACTACGTGCTTAGTTCAGATGCTCTGAAAAAGGAAATCACAGGAGCTCGTATTCATCCTGAAATCATGGGCTCCGATCATTGTCCGATTAGTGTCACTATCGCTTCTTAG